In Agromyces sp. Leaf222, the genomic window TCGGCCGGTCGGGCGGAGGCCCCGCCCGGCGAGGTCGAGCCGATCCTCGTGCGCCCGATGCTGGCCTCGCCGGGATCGCTCGGCCTGCTGGCCCGTGGAGACTGGGCGCTCGAGCACAAGTGGGACGGCATCCGCGTGCTCGCCCGCGTCGACGGCGGAGGCCTTCGCATCATCAGCCGCAACGGCAACGACGTCACCGCCAGGTACCCCGAGCTCGCGGGCCTCCCGCGCGCGCTCCGCGGCGATGCGCTCGTCGACGGCGAACTCGTCGCACTCGACGACGACGGGCGTCCGAGCTTCGAGCTGCTGCAGTCGCGCATGAACCTCACCCGCGTTCGAGAGGCGCAGCGGCTCGCGGCATCCGCTCCGGTGCGCCTGCTGCTCTTCGACGTGCTCGAGATCGCAGGCGACGACGTGACGGATGCCCCCTACCGCGAGCGGCGACGCCGGCTCGAGCGGCTCGTGCGACCCGCGCACGGCGTGCCCGTCGAGGTGCCCGCGCTCGCCGAAGGCGACCCCGCATCGGCACTCGAGGAGGCCAGGAGCCTCGGGCTCGAAGGGCTCGTGGCGAAGCGCCCGGAGTCCACCTACCAGCCGGGCACCCGTTCGGAGCAGTGGCTGAAGCTCAAGCTCACGCGCACGCAGGAGGTCGTCATCGGCGGCTACCGCAGGGGCATCGGCTCGCGCACCGGCCGCATCCGCTCGCTGCTCGTCGGCATCCCCGGCGATGGCGGGCTCGAGTACGCCGGGCGGGTCGGCAGCGGCCTGCGCGAACTCGAGACCGAACGCCTGCTCGTGCGGCTCGACGAGGCGCAGCGCGACACCTCCCCGTTCGTCGCGGTGCCCGATGCGGACGCAGCAGACGCCGTCTGGGTGGAGCCGCAGCTCGTCGGCGAGATCGAGCTCGCCGAGTGGACGAGCACGGGCGTCGCGCGGCATCCGCGTTGGCGGGGTCTGCGACCCGACAAGACGCCCGAAGAGGTCGTGCGGGAGGACTGAGGCGCCGGCCTCGAGAACGGAGGACGCGCGGGCCGAGGACGCGCGGGCCGAGGAGGCGCGGGCCGAGGAGGCGCGAGCCGCCGTGGGCCCGACTCAGTCCTCGTCGTCGGCGAGCAGCTCGAGCAGCGCGCGCTCGCGCGCCCCGCGCAACGAGAGCGTGCGCTGCTGCTCGTAGGCCGCGAAGACGCGAGGGTCGATGTAGCTGCCCTTCGCGATCGTCGGCGTGTTGCCGAGCACGGAGCTCGCATGCTCGACGGCGTCGCGCATCGCGTCGCGGCCGGCCCGCGCGGTCGTCGTCGGCCCGAGCTCGGCGAGGCGTTCGGCTGCGGCCACCGTGCCGCGCAGGGTGCGGAAGTCCTTCGCGGTGAAGTCGCCCCCCGTCTGCAGCCGGATGTGCTCGTTGACGTCCACCGGGCCGAGCGCGCGGAATCGGCGACCGTCGATCCACGCGTAGAGGCGCCCGGCCGCCGACCGCTCCCGGGCACGCTCGACGAACCCGGCGAGCGCGGCATCCGGGATCGCGAGGTCCTGGCGGATGCCGCCCTTCGCCCGGAAGCGCAGCCGCACCGCGTCGCCCTCGACGGCGGCGTTGCGCACGAGCAGGGTCGTCAGCCCCCGGCTGCGGAAGCCGGCGAGCGACTCCTCCGAGCCCACGCGGATCGCACCGGCGTCGAGCGTGCGGAACGCCGCGGCGAGCACGCGCTCGCGCGGCAGGTCGGGGAGGGCGAGATCCCGCGCGGCCGAGCGCCGCGCCGCCGGCAGCACCCGCGCGAGTTCGAGCATCCGCTCGAACTTCATGGCGTCCTGCGCCTCGCGCCAGGCCGGGTGGTAGAGGTACTGGCGCCGGCCCGCGGCATCCACCCCGACGGCGAGGATGTGGGCGTTCGGCCGGTCGGCGATCCAGACCTCGTTCCACGCCGGCGGGATCGCGAGGTCGATGATCCTCGCCCGCTCGGCACGCCCGGCCGAGCCGCCGTCGGCGTGCACGTAGGCGAACCCGCGACCACGCCGCACCCGGGTGTACCCGGGTGCGGCGTACGGTTCGACGTGCCTGAGCCGCGGCATCCGACTCAGTGGTCTCGAAGCATCGAGATGAGCTCGGCCTTGCGCCTGCCGCTGTAGCCCGTGAGGCCGAGGTCCTTCGCGCGCTTCCTCAGGTCGGCGACGGTCCAGTCCTCGTAGTCGCCGCTCTCGCCGCCCTTGCGGCCGATCGCGCTGCGACCCTGCGCGGCGGCGGCATTCGAGATGCGCGCGGCCTTCTCCTTCGAGGCCCCCTCGTCGCGGAGGGTCTCGTAGAGCTCCGGATCCTTCAGCGAGGCGTTCCTGCGTCCTGGCATTCGCGGTCTCCTCTCCTGTTCGTCGACCGAGGGGAGGCGGACGGGGTCACAGTCCCCGCCCGCCCGTCACCGGCAGCACCGCGCCCGAGACGTACGATGCGTCATCCGATGCGAGATAGACGTACGCGCCTGCGAGCTCTGCGGGCTGTCCCGCCCGTCCGAGCGGGGTGTCGTGGCCGAAGCCGGGAAGGTGGTCCGGCCAACCGGTGGCCGGGATCAGCGGAGTCCAGATCGGCCCTGGGGCGACGGCGTTCACC contains:
- a CDS encoding DNA topoisomerase IB: MPRLRHVEPYAAPGYTRVRRGRGFAYVHADGGSAGRAERARIIDLAIPPAWNEVWIADRPNAHILAVGVDAAGRRQYLYHPAWREAQDAMKFERMLELARVLPAARRSAARDLALPDLPRERVLAAAFRTLDAGAIRVGSEESLAGFRSRGLTTLLVRNAAVEGDAVRLRFRAKGGIRQDLAIPDAALAGFVERARERSAAGRLYAWIDGRRFRALGPVDVNEHIRLQTGGDFTAKDFRTLRGTVAAAERLAELGPTTTARAGRDAMRDAVEHASSVLGNTPTIAKGSYIDPRVFAAYEQQRTLSLRGARERALLELLADDED
- a CDS encoding Rho termination factor N-terminal domain-containing protein; translation: MPGRRNASLKDPELYETLRDEGASKEKAARISNAAAAQGRSAIGRKGGESGDYEDWTVADLRKRAKDLGLTGYSGRRKAELISMLRDH